In one window of Dyella thiooxydans DNA:
- the trpC gene encoding indole-3-glycerol phosphate synthase TrpC: MADILQRILARKTEEIAERSAMLSLDELAARVADMPGTRGFAAALEAKIDAGLPAVIAEVKKASPSKGVIRADFDPGAIARSYEAAGAACLSVLTDKDFFQGSEEFLRQAREACSLPILRKDFVIDPYQVYEARAIGADCILLIVAALGDAELMNLSLLAAELDLDVLCEVHDAEELERAQALPVPMIGVNNRNLRTFETTLETTLELQPLVEYDRILVAESGIHTPEHVRQLREAGVHAFLVGEAFMRAVDPGTELKRLFEAD, encoded by the coding sequence ATGGCCGACATCCTGCAACGCATACTTGCCCGCAAGACGGAAGAAATCGCCGAGCGCAGCGCCATGCTGTCCCTGGACGAGCTGGCTGCGCGCGTGGCCGACATGCCGGGCACCCGTGGTTTCGCCGCCGCGCTGGAGGCGAAGATCGACGCCGGCCTGCCGGCGGTGATCGCCGAGGTGAAGAAGGCCAGCCCGAGCAAGGGCGTGATCCGCGCCGATTTCGACCCCGGTGCGATCGCGCGCAGCTACGAGGCCGCCGGCGCGGCCTGCCTGTCGGTGCTGACCGACAAGGACTTCTTCCAGGGCAGCGAGGAGTTCCTGCGCCAGGCGCGCGAGGCGTGCTCGCTGCCGATCCTGCGCAAGGATTTCGTGATCGATCCGTACCAGGTGTACGAGGCCCGCGCGATCGGTGCCGACTGCATCCTGCTGATCGTCGCCGCGCTCGGCGACGCGGAACTGATGAATCTCTCGCTGCTGGCGGCCGAACTGGATCTGGACGTACTGTGCGAAGTGCACGACGCCGAGGAACTGGAGCGCGCCCAGGCGCTGCCGGTGCCGATGATCGGCGTGAACAACCGCAACCTGCGCACCTTCGAGACCACGCTGGAAACCACGCTGGAACTGCAGCCGCTGGTCGAGTACGACCGCATCCTGGTGGCCGAGTCCGGCATCCACACGCCCGAACACGTGCGTCAGCTGCGCGAGGCCGGCGTGCACGCCTTCCTGGTCGGCGAGGCGTTCATGCGCGCGGTGGATCCGGGCACCGAGCTGAAGCGCCTGTTCGAAGCGGACTGA
- the trpD gene encoding anthranilate phosphoribosyltransferase produces the protein MTLREITITPQEALQRTIEHREIFHDEMIALMRQIMRGEVSPLMTAAIITGLRVKKETIGEITGAARVMRELSAKVEAPSHGHFVDIVGTGGDGASSFNISTASMFVAAAAGARVAKHGGRSVSSKSGSADVLEALGASIDLRPDQVATCMAETEIGFMFAPNHHPAMKVVAPVRREMGVRTLFNILGPLTNPAGAPNILMGVFHPDLVGIQVRVLQQLGAQHAMVVWGRDGMDEISLGAATLVGELRHGQVREYEIEPEDFGLAMASSRNLRVESVAESRAMLEDALKGAHGVAHDIVCLNAGAALYTADVVDSIDDGIALARRTIASGAARAKLQQFVATTRRLAGT, from the coding sequence ATGACCCTGCGCGAAATCACCATCACGCCGCAGGAGGCCCTGCAGCGCACGATCGAACACCGCGAGATCTTCCACGACGAGATGATCGCGCTGATGCGCCAGATCATGCGTGGCGAGGTCAGCCCGCTGATGACCGCGGCAATTATCACCGGCCTGCGCGTGAAGAAGGAGACCATCGGCGAGATCACCGGCGCGGCGCGCGTGATGCGCGAGCTGTCGGCGAAGGTTGAGGCGCCATCGCACGGGCACTTCGTCGACATCGTCGGCACCGGCGGCGACGGCGCGTCCAGCTTCAACATCTCCACCGCCTCGATGTTCGTTGCGGCGGCGGCCGGTGCGCGCGTGGCCAAGCACGGCGGGCGCAGCGTGTCGTCCAAGTCCGGCAGCGCCGATGTGCTGGAAGCGCTGGGTGCCTCGATCGACCTCAGGCCCGACCAGGTCGCCACCTGCATGGCCGAGACCGAGATCGGCTTCATGTTCGCACCGAACCACCATCCGGCGATGAAGGTGGTCGCGCCGGTGCGCAGGGAGATGGGCGTGCGCACCCTGTTCAACATCCTCGGTCCGCTGACCAACCCCGCCGGTGCGCCGAACATCCTGATGGGCGTGTTCCATCCCGATCTGGTCGGCATCCAGGTGCGCGTGCTGCAGCAGCTCGGTGCGCAGCATGCGATGGTGGTGTGGGGCCGTGACGGGATGGACGAGATCTCGCTGGGCGCGGCGACCCTGGTCGGCGAGCTGCGCCACGGCCAGGTCCGCGAATACGAGATCGAGCCGGAGGATTTCGGCCTGGCGATGGCCTCCAGCCGCAACCTGCGGGTGGAGAGCGTGGCCGAGTCGCGCGCCATGCTCGAGGATGCCCTGAAGGGCGCGCATGGGGTTGCGCACGACATCGTCTGCCTGAACGCCGGTGCGGCGCTGTACACAGCCGATGTGGTGGACAGTATCGACGATGGTATAGCGCTGGCGCGCAGGACCATCGCCAGCGGCGCCGCACGTGCGAAACTACAGCAGTTCGTCGCCACCACCCGACGCCTCGCCGGTACCTGA
- a CDS encoding anthranilate synthase component II, with the protein MLLMIDNYDSFTFNLVQYLGELGQEVKVVRNDALDVSAIRALKPSHIMISPGPGTPDDAGVSLAILRELAGELPIFGVCLGHQAIGQAFGGRVIRAKQIMHGKTSPVRHRGQGVFAGLPDPFEATRYHSLVVEQDSLPDCLEVTAWTENADGSIDEIMGLRHKTLPIEGVQFHPESILTQHGHAMLANFLGLPARKLAA; encoded by the coding sequence ATGCTCCTGATGATCGACAACTACGACAGCTTCACCTTCAACCTCGTGCAGTACCTGGGCGAGCTGGGGCAGGAGGTGAAGGTAGTGCGCAACGATGCGCTGGACGTGTCCGCGATCCGCGCGCTGAAGCCGTCGCACATCATGATTTCGCCCGGGCCGGGAACCCCCGACGACGCCGGCGTGTCGCTGGCGATCCTGCGCGAGCTGGCCGGCGAGCTGCCGATCTTCGGCGTCTGCCTGGGCCACCAGGCGATCGGCCAGGCGTTCGGCGGCCGGGTGATCCGCGCCAAGCAGATCATGCACGGCAAGACCTCGCCGGTGCGCCATCGCGGGCAGGGCGTGTTCGCCGGACTGCCCGATCCGTTCGAGGCGACCCGCTACCACTCGCTGGTGGTCGAGCAGGATTCCCTGCCGGATTGCCTGGAGGTGACCGCCTGGACCGAAAACGCCGATGGCTCGATCGACGAGATCATGGGTCTGCGCCACAAGACCCTGCCGATCGAGGGCGTGCAGTTCCACCCGGAGTCGATTCTGACCCAGCACGGCCACGCCATGCTGGCGAATTTCCTCGGCCTGCCGGCACGGAAGCTCGCGGCATGA
- a CDS encoding N-acetylmuramoyl-L-alanine amidase: MSAILRGGRGLLTLVAGLALLAACSHAPPRNPLATWTPSPNHDFRRPLLIVLHFTGDDSTQQALDTLRTGNDSGPVSAHYLIDRDGHIDQLVPDQWRAWHAGSGRWGTITDLNSASIGIELDNNGHEPFSQPLVDSLLRLLGDLTTRLHIPPTQIIGHEDLAPTRKDDPGPSFPWGELAQAGFGLWPRGPLCDPPAGFDPWMALAVVGYPLDDRPGTVRSFHHHFRAMQGEMLDTEDARILYNLAQQIDGGGNVCSAPAAPAGGG, from the coding sequence GTGAGCGCGATCCTGCGCGGCGGGCGCGGGCTCCTCACGCTCGTCGCAGGCCTGGCCTTGCTCGCCGCCTGCAGCCACGCGCCACCGCGCAATCCGCTGGCGACCTGGACACCCTCTCCCAACCATGATTTTCGACGTCCGCTACTGATCGTGCTGCACTTCACCGGGGACGACTCGACGCAACAGGCGCTGGATACCCTGCGCACCGGCAACGACAGCGGGCCGGTCAGCGCGCACTACCTGATCGACCGCGACGGCCACATCGATCAGCTGGTGCCGGACCAGTGGCGCGCCTGGCATGCCGGCAGCGGGCGCTGGGGCACCATCACCGACCTCAACTCCGCCTCGATCGGCATCGAGCTGGACAACAACGGCCACGAGCCCTTCAGCCAGCCGCTGGTCGACAGCCTGCTGCGCCTGCTCGGCGACCTCACCACGCGCTTGCACATCCCGCCCACGCAGATCATCGGCCACGAAGACCTGGCGCCCACGCGCAAGGACGACCCGGGCCCGTCCTTCCCGTGGGGCGAGCTGGCCCAGGCTGGCTTCGGCCTGTGGCCGAGGGGACCGCTGTGCGATCCGCCCGCCGGCTTCGACCCGTGGATGGCGCTGGCCGTGGTCGGTTACCCGCTGGACGACCGGCCGGGCACGGTGCGCTCGTTCCACCACCACTTCCGCGCGATGCAGGGCGAGATGCTGGATACGGAGGATGCGCGCATCCTCTACAACCTTGCGCAGCAGATCGATGGCGGCGGCAACGTCTGTTCGGCACCCGCCGCACCAGCGGGCGGCGGCTGA
- the recD gene encoding exodeoxyribonuclease V subunit alpha yields MSAYRFVPSPLELTTDAPWRPLDRAVLRWTLGHGGSPLLAKMAAWASYADGEGDTALPLSGDGPGRHGMPRPDAEALAALRTEPLVGDGHVPTPYVIDADDRFYLWRNHAHEVAVANAVRTRRAAAVPTSADEALIDTLFHGDRSDAVQRQREAVAAVAGRRLFVLTGGPGTGKTTTVLRMLLALQWQAAGATLSIQVAAPTGKAAQRLVQSLRQGKQALAAQLDEGWSSALAAIPDSEALTLHRLLGYDPRRNRFTCDAAHPLAADVVVVDEASMVDLAMLRALLDAVRPEATLVLVGDADQLTSVAAGSVLMDLVSAFEADPRGDLVRLEHSFRAERQLVPINRAVREGDGCALREAMDAASEDARWREVADAAALRRALAAWCEPLAALPIRPELPPRDEANTEARAAIAVQGLRALAQRQLLSALREDGFGALALNGWIEQRLKQLWSVPPDRSWYAGRAVLVTRNDYAARLYNGDVGLCLAEPDGSLRVWFETVDEHGRASARSFAPGTLPPHEGGFAITVHKSQGSEYDLAAVLLPPDPEHRLLSRQLLYTGLSRARRQVELWGTGEAVAAALDRPVQRAGGLAARLLREDGGG; encoded by the coding sequence ATGAGCGCCTACCGCTTCGTGCCCTCGCCGCTGGAGCTGACGACCGACGCACCGTGGCGTCCGCTCGACCGCGCCGTGCTGCGCTGGACCCTGGGCCACGGCGGCTCGCCGCTGCTGGCGAAGATGGCCGCGTGGGCCAGCTATGCCGACGGCGAAGGCGATACGGCTCTGCCGCTGTCGGGCGACGGCCCGGGTCGTCACGGCATGCCGCGACCGGATGCCGAGGCATTGGCCGCGCTGCGCACCGAACCGCTGGTCGGTGACGGCCACGTACCGACGCCGTACGTGATCGATGCCGACGATCGCTTCTATCTGTGGCGCAACCACGCCCACGAAGTCGCGGTGGCGAACGCGGTGCGCACGCGACGCGCGGCGGCCGTGCCCACATCGGCCGACGAGGCCTTGATCGACACGCTGTTCCACGGCGACCGCTCCGACGCCGTGCAGCGCCAGCGCGAGGCGGTCGCCGCGGTGGCCGGGCGCCGGCTGTTCGTGCTCACCGGTGGCCCCGGCACCGGCAAGACCACCACCGTGCTGCGCATGCTGCTGGCGCTGCAGTGGCAGGCGGCCGGCGCGACGCTGTCGATCCAGGTCGCCGCGCCGACCGGCAAGGCGGCGCAGCGGCTGGTGCAGTCGTTGCGGCAGGGCAAGCAGGCGCTGGCGGCCCAGCTCGACGAAGGCTGGAGCAGCGCACTCGCGGCGATTCCCGACAGCGAGGCGCTGACCCTGCATCGCCTGCTCGGCTACGACCCGCGGCGCAACCGCTTTACCTGCGACGCCGCCCATCCGCTGGCCGCCGACGTGGTGGTGGTGGACGAGGCCTCGATGGTCGACCTGGCCATGCTGCGCGCCCTGCTCGATGCGGTGCGGCCGGAGGCCACCCTGGTGCTGGTGGGCGATGCCGACCAGCTCACCTCGGTCGCCGCCGGCTCGGTGCTGATGGATCTGGTGAGCGCGTTCGAGGCCGATCCGCGCGGCGACCTGGTGCGGCTGGAGCACAGCTTCCGCGCCGAGCGGCAGCTGGTGCCGATCAACCGGGCCGTGCGGGAGGGTGACGGGTGCGCGCTGCGCGAGGCGATGGATGCCGCCAGCGAGGATGCGCGCTGGCGCGAGGTGGCCGACGCCGCGGCACTGCGCCGTGCGCTGGCCGCCTGGTGCGAGCCGCTGGCGGCCTTGCCGATCCGTCCCGAACTGCCACCGCGCGACGAGGCGAACACCGAGGCGCGCGCGGCGATCGCCGTGCAGGGCTTGCGAGCCCTGGCGCAGCGCCAGCTGCTGTCAGCACTGCGCGAGGACGGCTTTGGCGCGCTCGCCCTCAACGGCTGGATCGAGCAGCGCCTGAAGCAGCTCTGGAGCGTGCCGCCGGACCGCAGCTGGTACGCCGGCCGCGCCGTGCTGGTGACCCGCAACGACTACGCCGCGCGCCTGTACAACGGCGATGTCGGGCTGTGCCTGGCCGAGCCGGACGGTTCGCTGCGGGTGTGGTTCGAGACGGTGGACGAACACGGCCGCGCCAGCGCGCGCAGTTTCGCCCCTGGCACGCTGCCGCCGCACGAAGGCGGCTTCGCCATCACCGTGCACAAGAGCCAGGGTTCGGAATACGACCTCGCCGCGGTGCTGCTGCCGCCCGATCCCGAGCACCGCCTGCTGTCGCGCCAGCTGCTCTACACCGGCCTGTCGCGCGCCAGGCGGCAGGTCGAGCTGTGGGGTACGGGCGAGGCGGTTGCGGCGGCGCTGGATCGACCGGTGCAGCGCGCCGGTGGGCTGGCCGCGAGATTGTTGCGGGAGGACGGCGGCGGCTGA
- a CDS encoding UvrD-helicase domain-containing protein, producing the protein MTGTAEHAAALNWSRLQLAGDGRTLIEASAGTGKTWTIAVLYLRLLLEQGLSPRAVVVTTFTDAAAQELRERLRAKLVWGEMAAADWQDGVADTAIGPDLAWLQARWQDDPTQTERDRLRLRLAQAELDLAPVGTIHSLCRRILGDFPFESGAGFQLGEMVSSEALLDEWSADLWRRLQQGEVAVPEAPASLAALRRQLKAYLQPGVALWAPDAAYLEAELPAEQAGALAAFAADKANFLPRKTALKNALLALAQWLHERGELPKASTIANLLGAESDAGEQLTVEALDAPETRALLAFATRAGRLFEYAAKADEVRAWQGWLAQVQAWREERLAARGQLSFDELIARVGSALRREDRALADRLHSAWPVALVDEFQDTDGQQYDILRAIYSDAAGVPRGRLVMIGDPKQAIYRFRGGDIHTYLRAADGADQVLRLDTNHRSSRAMVAALNQFYDVAGEVLSADPDGRIRVEPVKSSGRRDGEPYTVDGVMLAQPLQLHWQPDVPASVPARSREALDACARQIAELLASGRHRIGHRAVQPGDIAVLLPGNQDITELRTRLQRLGVPCVGAGRSSVFALDVARELQILLYGIDHASDEGAVRAALATRLYGLGFHTLKALREQPEKWLDYEQRFQQWRQLWQREGVLSAVREIIKHAARMLLAGDDGERMLTDLRHLGELLQAQADQLHGSEQLLAWFARQREGEAAGGDAADEQQLRIESDAQRVRLMTLHASKGLEFNLVFLPLMWDHTRNANDTLPVIDEPLCGRRVIGFGKAAKAQYDHEGQDERFRVLYVALTRAVHACHVYVLPPERPARANSDKPSSDPERAPLDVAIERLLAAQAAGLDLATAAPQLGGSTDGWPWRAHRLAPDAVEEGERIPRREPAPHPDARVYSFSNLVRGAHEGTLEDAAASDEAPAADAVVEALDTALPVAEPAPPHPELQALAAIRGADIGNALHAMFEHRTIGEPMTRQLGLIDRELGDAGVPLDERERPALIERIAQRLQANLEAELLPGLRLGEVMPQRQLAEMEFHYVLDGASVAALREACARHGEPALVPFTAVNQLRGRMTGKIDLILEHDGRFHVLDYKSNYLGDHLDGYTPEALRVAMDDHQYRFQALLYTVAVDRMLRQRLSGYRRDRHLGEAIYLFVRAVGLAPQAGIWRHRFDDALVEAADAALAGRLEGAAA; encoded by the coding sequence ATGACCGGCACCGCCGAACACGCCGCCGCGCTCAACTGGAGCCGGCTGCAGCTGGCCGGCGACGGCCGCACCCTGATCGAGGCCAGCGCCGGCACGGGCAAGACCTGGACCATCGCCGTGCTCTACCTGCGCCTGCTGCTGGAGCAGGGCCTGAGTCCGCGCGCCGTGGTCGTCACCACCTTTACCGACGCCGCGGCGCAGGAGCTGCGCGAACGCCTGCGCGCGAAGCTGGTGTGGGGCGAGATGGCCGCGGCCGACTGGCAAGACGGTGTCGCCGACACCGCCATCGGCCCCGACCTCGCCTGGCTGCAGGCACGCTGGCAGGACGATCCCACCCAGACCGAACGCGACCGCCTGCGCCTGCGCCTCGCCCAGGCCGAGCTGGACCTGGCCCCGGTCGGCACGATCCACAGCCTGTGCCGGCGCATTCTCGGTGACTTCCCCTTCGAGAGCGGCGCCGGTTTCCAGCTGGGCGAGATGGTGTCGTCCGAGGCGCTGCTGGACGAGTGGTCGGCCGACCTGTGGCGGCGGCTGCAGCAGGGCGAGGTCGCCGTGCCGGAGGCACCGGCCTCGCTGGCCGCGCTGCGTCGCCAGCTCAAGGCCTACCTGCAGCCGGGCGTCGCCTTGTGGGCGCCTGACGCCGCATACCTGGAAGCCGAGTTGCCGGCGGAGCAAGCCGGTGCGCTGGCGGCTTTCGCCGCCGACAAGGCGAATTTCCTGCCGCGCAAGACCGCGCTGAAGAACGCGCTGCTGGCATTGGCGCAGTGGCTGCACGAGCGCGGCGAGCTGCCCAAGGCATCGACCATTGCCAACCTGCTCGGCGCCGAGAGCGATGCCGGCGAGCAGCTCACCGTCGAGGCGCTGGACGCACCGGAGACACGTGCCTTGCTCGCCTTCGCCACGCGCGCCGGCCGCCTGTTCGAATACGCCGCCAAGGCCGATGAGGTGCGCGCCTGGCAGGGCTGGTTGGCGCAGGTGCAGGCCTGGCGCGAAGAGCGACTGGCCGCGCGCGGCCAGCTCAGTTTCGACGAGCTGATCGCCCGCGTCGGCAGCGCGCTCAGGCGCGAGGACCGCGCGCTGGCCGACCGCCTGCACTCGGCGTGGCCGGTGGCGCTGGTGGACGAGTTCCAGGACACCGACGGCCAGCAGTACGACATCCTGCGTGCGATCTACAGCGATGCCGCCGGCGTGCCGCGTGGGCGGCTGGTGATGATCGGCGACCCCAAGCAGGCGATCTACCGCTTCCGCGGCGGCGACATCCACACCTACCTGCGCGCCGCCGACGGCGCCGACCAGGTGCTGCGGCTGGATACCAACCACCGCTCCTCGCGCGCGATGGTCGCGGCGCTGAACCAGTTCTACGACGTCGCCGGTGAAGTGCTGAGTGCGGACCCGGACGGGCGCATCCGCGTCGAGCCGGTGAAGTCCAGCGGCCGCCGCGACGGCGAGCCATACACCGTCGACGGCGTAATGCTGGCGCAGCCGCTGCAGCTCCACTGGCAGCCGGATGTTCCGGCGTCGGTCCCGGCGCGTTCGCGCGAGGCGCTGGATGCCTGTGCACGGCAGATCGCCGAGCTCTTGGCCTCCGGTCGCCATCGCATCGGCCATCGCGCCGTGCAGCCGGGCGACATCGCGGTGCTGCTGCCCGGCAACCAGGACATCACCGAACTGCGCACGCGCCTGCAGCGCCTCGGCGTGCCCTGCGTGGGCGCGGGCCGCTCCAGCGTGTTCGCGCTGGACGTGGCGCGCGAGCTGCAGATCCTGCTCTACGGCATCGACCACGCCAGCGACGAGGGCGCGGTGCGCGCGGCGCTGGCGACGCGCCTGTACGGGCTTGGCTTCCACACGTTGAAGGCGCTGCGCGAGCAGCCCGAAAAATGGCTGGACTACGAGCAGCGGTTCCAGCAGTGGCGACAACTCTGGCAACGGGAAGGTGTGCTTTCAGCTGTGCGCGAGATCATCAAGCACGCGGCGCGCATGCTGCTGGCCGGCGACGACGGCGAGCGCATGCTGACTGACCTGCGTCACCTGGGCGAACTGCTGCAGGCGCAGGCCGACCAGCTGCACGGCAGCGAGCAGTTGCTGGCCTGGTTCGCCCGCCAGCGCGAGGGCGAGGCCGCCGGGGGCGATGCGGCGGACGAGCAGCAGCTGCGCATCGAGTCCGACGCGCAGCGCGTGCGCCTGATGACCCTGCACGCCAGCAAGGGCCTGGAGTTCAACCTGGTGTTCCTGCCGCTGATGTGGGACCACACGCGCAACGCCAACGACACCTTGCCGGTGATCGACGAGCCGCTGTGCGGCCGGCGCGTGATCGGCTTCGGTAAGGCGGCGAAGGCGCAATACGACCACGAGGGCCAGGACGAGCGCTTCCGCGTGCTCTACGTGGCGCTGACCCGCGCCGTGCATGCCTGCCATGTCTACGTGCTGCCGCCGGAGCGCCCGGCGCGGGCCAACAGCGACAAACCGTCCAGCGACCCCGAGCGCGCGCCACTGGACGTGGCGATCGAGCGCCTGCTCGCCGCGCAGGCTGCCGGTCTCGATCTGGCAACGGCGGCGCCGCAGCTCGGCGGGTCGACCGACGGCTGGCCTTGGCGCGCCCATCGCCTCGCGCCGGACGCGGTGGAAGAGGGCGAACGTATCCCGCGCAGGGAGCCAGCGCCGCATCCGGACGCGCGCGTCTACAGCTTCTCCAACCTGGTCCGCGGCGCCCACGAGGGCACGCTGGAGGATGCCGCCGCCAGCGATGAGGCACCGGCCGCCGATGCCGTGGTCGAAGCTCTCGACACCGCACTTCCCGTCGCCGAGCCGGCACCGCCGCATCCGGAGCTGCAGGCGCTGGCGGCGATCCGTGGCGCCGACATCGGCAATGCGCTGCACGCGATGTTCGAGCACCGCACCATCGGCGAGCCGATGACCCGCCAGCTCGGCCTGATCGACCGCGAACTGGGCGACGCCGGCGTGCCGCTGGACGAGCGCGAGCGCCCGGCGCTGATCGAACGGATCGCACAGCGCCTGCAGGCCAACCTCGAGGCCGAACTGCTGCCCGGCCTGCGGCTCGGCGAGGTGATGCCACAGCGCCAGCTGGCCGAGATGGAGTTCCACTACGTGCTCGACGGCGCCTCGGTGGCTGCGCTGCGCGAGGCCTGCGCGCGCCATGGCGAGCCGGCGCTGGTGCCGTTCACCGCGGTCAACCAGCTGCGCGGGCGGATGACCGGCAAGATCGACCTGATCCTCGAACACGACGGACGCTTCCACGTACTCGACTACAAGAGCAACTACCTCGGTGACCATCTGGACGGCTATACGCCCGAGGCCCTGCGCGTGGCGATGGACGACCACCAGTACCGCTTCCAGGCGCTGCTCTACACCGTGGCGGTGGACCGCATGCTGCGTCAGCGCCTGTCCGGCTACCGCCGCGACCGGCACCTGGGCGAGGCGATCTACCTGTTCGTGCGTGCGGTGGGGCTGGCGCCACAGGCCGGCATCTGGCGCCATCGCTTCGACGATGCGCTGGTCGAGGCGGCCGACGCGGCGCTGGCCGGTCGCCTCGAAGGAGCCGCCGCATGA